Genomic window (Spirosoma sp. KCTC 42546):
AACCGACCGAACCACTTTGGGCAAAGGATAAAGCCCGCAATGAAAGGGGGCTTCCTGCTGATCTGCTATAAGCCAATTGTAGGTTTTTATGTCCTTGAATGGCAGGGCGGTTGGGCTGCATGACAAAGCCATCCGGTGTAAATAAAGACACGAGTTTCTCCGTATTATTGGCTTGCCATTCGCGTTCATAATCACGCAGCACCCGATCAACGTCGGGTGGAAGCGTTACGGACGGCAAGGCGTCTGTTGGTGGAAAAGCCGTCTTCGGCTGCTGAGCCATCGATTTAATTGCCAGACAAAACAGGCAGAGAATTACGCAGATTGGTTTCATAGAGAATGGTCGGTGTTATTCAGACCGAAGTGATTTAACCGGATTCGTCAATGCCGCTTTAATGCTTTGAAAGCCAACGGTTAGTAAAGCGATCAAAACGGCCAGCATGCCTGCCAGGGCAAACACCCACCACTCAAGGTCAACCTTGTAGGCAAAGTCCTTCAGCCATTGGTTCATGCCCCACCAGGCAATAGGGGAAGAAATTACCAGGGCAATAATAACCAGCGTCAAAAAGTCTTTCGAGAGTAGCGCTACGATGCTGCCTACCGATGCCCCCAGCACTTTCCGGACACCAATTTCTTTCGTCCGCTGCTGTGCCGTAAACGTTGCCAACCCAAACAAGCCCATACATGAGATCAGGATCGCAATAGCCGTTGCTGTGTTGACAAGCTGCCCGGTTTTCTGCTCTTTTTCATAGAGTCTGGCAATGGAGTCATCCAGAAAAGTATAGTCAAATTTATTGTCGGGATATACGGACTGCCATTGTTGTTCGATGCTAGCCAGCGTTGCTTTTATATCGCTGAGCTGACCACCTTTCGCTGCTAGTTTAACACCGATATTTTTTGCCTGTCGAGGCATGTAGCTGATGAAGACCGGGCTAATTTTTTCGTGAAACGATTGCTCATGGAAATCGGCTACGACACCAACAATAGGATACGGTTTGCCCTGAAATTCGACGAGCTGATTGACGGCATCGGCAGGTTTTTTAAAGCCTAACGCTTTGGCATAGGTAGCGTTGACGACGATCTCCCGGAGAGAGTCACTTTTCATATAATTTCGGCCGGCCAGTAACCGGAGCTTATAAAGCGGAATGAAGTTCTCATCGCCCACCTTCGCCGACACATCCATTTCGATGTTCTTCTTGCCCCGATAGTTGAGCTTGGTTACCATATAGGCCTGTCCCATGGGCGGAAACCACTGCAACGTGGCCCGTTCAACACCAGATAACTGTTTGATTTTCTGGGCTAATACAAGACTTTTATCATCGTGCCGGGTATGAACCTCAATAACGGCATCGGTCGAAAAACCCAGGTCTTTGTTGCGCATAAAGTTGAGCTGACGGGTTACCATGAGCGTTCCAATAATGAACACGAGTGATACCGTGAACTGAAACACAATCAATGCTTTTCGCAAATACCCTTTCTGTCCGCCAGTCAAGTTAGTTTGGCCTTTTAAGGTTAAGGCTGGTACGTACGAAGACAAGACCCAGGAGGGATAGAGGCCGGAAAGGAGTGAGGTGGTCACCGTAACAGCGGCTAAGAAAATCAGTGTTTGCCAACTGAACAGATCGAACGTTAATCCCTGAGGGGTCAGCGACTGAAAGACTGCGAGTATCGGATTGACGAGGGCTAACGAAATCAATACGGCTATAAATGTCAGAAAAGCCGTTTCGCTCAGGAACTGGAAAATCAGGTTGGCCCGGCTACTTCCCATCACCTTGCGAATGCCCGTTTCCTTCGCCCGCTGTACCGACTGCGCCGTCGATAAATTGATGAAGTTGATGGCGGCAATCAACAAAATAAAACCGGCAATTGCCATCAAGCCGTAAAGCGTAGGCAAATGCGCTTTGCGGGAGTAATTGTCATTGTAATCGTCGTTAAAATGAAGATCGGAAAGTGGTTGTAAGGCGGGCGTAAATTTCAGGTCCATGTCCTTCGTGAAATGCGCTTTGCTAAACCGGCTGAATTGGGCGGTGAGTTGATCGGGCGTGGTTCCCTGCGGAAGTTTGACGAATGCCTGCGAGGCCGACCAGATGTCGTTCCATTGACTGAGGTCAATATCGCGCTTAAGCTGGCTGGCCTGAATGGTAGCGAACGAAATGAAATCCGTAAAGACAAAATCACTTGGCTTTGTCCAGTCCTGCACAATTCCAGCTACTGTAACGCGTACGGAATCCTGATAAATTACTTCTTTCCCAATGATCTTCTCCAATGGTAAATCGCCAAAATAGGTGCGGGCTTTCCGCTCCGAGAGTACCAGCTTGAAGGGCTCGTTTAAGGCAGTTTTAGGATTGCCAGCCAGCCATTTGTAGGTGAAAATGTCGAAATACTGCGGCTCGACCACTATGATTTCATCGTGCTTTTTGCCTTCAAACCGCGCTGGCTTATCCTTGCCATTGGGTACGAGGACATCTGAGGAAATATTATGAAAAGCGGCAACCGTCTCTATGCCCGCAATCTCTTTTCGAATCGCTCCGGGAACGGCATTGGGCACAAAGCCTACCAGATGTTTTTCGCCCGACTTCCCGTATTGCGACTCACCCACCAGCCGGTAAATACGGTCGCTCTCGGGGTGGAACGTGTCATAACTCAGTTCGAAATTAGTGATAAGGTAAATAACCAGGCAGGCCGTTACGCCCAGCGTAAGGCCAAACAGATTAATCAACGAACTGACCTTGTGTTTGATCAGGTTGCGAATCGAGGTTTTGAAATAGTTGCGTAGCATAAGCGGGTTCAGTAAACCAGGTGAAGAATAGTGCTGCGATTGTCGTTTGAGAGCAAACGGACGGACGAAGCGTAATACGTTAAGCCAGTATCGCTGGTTTGCGCGTTGGATACCCACATCCCCTACATCCCGAACGAATCGCTCATACAAATCGCCCTGCACTTCCTCCAGCAGGTGAGAAGCGCAGAACCATTCGAGTAAACGGTCGGCTAAAGGGGGCGGTGTTTTCATGATGGATAATG
Coding sequences:
- a CDS encoding DUF4440 domain-containing protein, whose product is MKPICVILCLFCLAIKSMAQQPKTAFPPTDALPSVTLPPDVDRVLRDYEREWQANNTEKLVSLFTPDGFVMQPNRPAIQGHKNLQLAYSRSAGSPLSLRALSFAQSGSVGYIIGAYRATATGTDIGKFILALRKGADGRWLIAADMDNSVK
- a CDS encoding ABC transporter permease; amino-acid sequence: MKTPPPLADRLLEWFCASHLLEEVQGDLYERFVRDVGDVGIQRANQRYWLNVLRFVRPFALKRQSQHYSSPGLLNPLMLRNYFKTSIRNLIKHKVSSLINLFGLTLGVTACLVIYLITNFELSYDTFHPESDRIYRLVGESQYGKSGEKHLVGFVPNAVPGAIRKEIAGIETVAAFHNISSDVLVPNGKDKPARFEGKKHDEIIVVEPQYFDIFTYKWLAGNPKTALNEPFKLVLSERKARTYFGDLPLEKIIGKEVIYQDSVRVTVAGIVQDWTKPSDFVFTDFISFATIQASQLKRDIDLSQWNDIWSASQAFVKLPQGTTPDQLTAQFSRFSKAHFTKDMDLKFTPALQPLSDLHFNDDYNDNYSRKAHLPTLYGLMAIAGFILLIAAINFINLSTAQSVQRAKETGIRKVMGSSRANLIFQFLSETAFLTFIAVLISLALVNPILAVFQSLTPQGLTFDLFSWQTLIFLAAVTVTTSLLSGLYPSWVLSSYVPALTLKGQTNLTGGQKGYLRKALIVFQFTVSLVFIIGTLMVTRQLNFMRNKDLGFSTDAVIEVHTRHDDKSLVLAQKIKQLSGVERATLQWFPPMGQAYMVTKLNYRGKKNIEMDVSAKVGDENFIPLYKLRLLAGRNYMKSDSLREIVVNATYAKALGFKKPADAVNQLVEFQGKPYPIVGVVADFHEQSFHEKISPVFISYMPRQAKNIGVKLAAKGGQLSDIKATLASIEQQWQSVYPDNKFDYTFLDDSIARLYEKEQKTGQLVNTATAIAILISCMGLFGLATFTAQQRTKEIGVRKVLGASVGSIVALLSKDFLTLVIIALVISSPIAWWGMNQWLKDFAYKVDLEWWVFALAGMLAVLIALLTVGFQSIKAALTNPVKSLRSE